Proteins encoded by one window of Engraulis encrasicolus isolate BLACKSEA-1 chromosome 23, IST_EnEncr_1.0, whole genome shotgun sequence:
- the LOC134439761 gene encoding kyphoscoliosis peptidase-like: protein MGAVITKLRKRRKNKKEKKSKKKGKRVVVSKKGAPSPQSSRRRPKGSSAGRRTRSNNGTQRSQTRQRKPLTEVFTNHTYETPAEIIPRDNKVKEQEEVEPAALGKRPNDSQRSKNNTTRGQRRKSNGTQRSQKGHTVLQKRPLNDIFPKTEDQKIDSVIGRVINDDSSSVQQRGTKLRASQRSKKGSLRRRKSSRKLKKHLFPSPAVFSEIDAHVIRTGEQLKKQRIVSIKAITQAITVGAVTDLQKLRAIWIWICHNIEYDISGYLGFSEKITTPERVVQTGLGICCGYSRLCQEMCREVGVECREVSGHSKGASYRPGVNAQSTKSDHAWNAVQIRGHWYLLDVCWGAGNTDLQKRVFTKSYNEFYFLTDPDKFISSHFPDDQEWQLMKQPISLDEFQKMVQTKSMFYQLELTLHHPRQFLIVTENGDATISMTFPEPVDFMYKTHQRSGSVLQELDTSVGFLTITQTHMKLLLRPPTQGTFDITVYAKTANTPGEYTEVCNFLMDCPRASSLESFPDNPSQSWGLLQNAKDMGLKPCQYEAKIMLDSGSFEMVLPTTKPLMITCELFHKNLDKSQAKRCVATQSEPDQLSCHVLCPFVGYYRLAVFVKDRESNSKSYDQAGNFLLHCTGGTLTPINKIFPPELSSNCGPGNSTLKVGLRDFSHTRAVINSQKGQCNITFRNPNGLQLSAKLSREERQQPKYPISRYVLLSCDDHEITVNVALPDAGVYRLSLFGGPAKQTSLSHICDYVLRSHWEGSWPPYPLSYSEWAGGGVLYEPRTGLLEPMSKVRFCVKIPRAKEVYVIGQGQTKLTRNQESQVWEGDVSTGTGPRLQLAASLPGNENGSLSILLCFDVSKTPNGMR, encoded by the exons atggGTGCTGTCATCACCAAACTGAGGAAGCGACGCAAGaacaagaaggagaagaaaagcaaaaagaaagggAAACGCGTGGTGGTGTCCAAGAAAGGAGCTCCATCCCCCCAGTCCTCAAGGAGAAGGCCCAAGGGGAGCAGCGCAGGACGCCGGACGAGGAGCAATAACGGCACTCAACGAAGTCAAACCAGGCAGCGAAAACCCCTGACGGAGGTGTTCACAAACCACACTTACGAAACACCGGCAGAAATCATACCAAGAGACAACAAAGTCAAAGAGCAAGAAGAAGTGGAACCGGCAGCACTTGGCAAACGGCCGAATGATTCCCAGAGGAGCAAAAACAACACCACGAGGGGCCAGAGGAGGAAGAGCAATGGCACCCAGCGCAGTCAAAAGGGCCACACGGTACTACAAAAACGGCCGCTCAACGACATTTTCCCGAAGACGGAAGACCAGAAGATCGACAGCGTAATAGGTCGAGTAATCAATGATGACAGCAGCAGCGTCCAGCAGCGCGGCACCAAACTGCGCGCCTCGCAGAGAAGCAAGAAAGGAAGCCTGAGGAGAAGAAAGAGCAGCAGGAAGCTGAAAAAGCATCTGTTCCCGAGCCCCGCCGTCTTCAGCGAGATTGACGCCCACGTCATCAGGACTGGAGAACAG cTGAAGAAACAGAGGATCGTATCTATCAAGGCCATCACACAAGCCATTACTGTGGGTGCAGTGACCGACCTGCAGAAGCTCAGAGcaatctggatctggatctgccACAACATTG AGTACGACATCAGTGGATACCTGGGCTTTAGTGAGAAGATCACTACTCCCGAGCGGGTCGTGCAGACAGGCCTGGGCATATGCTGTGGATACTCTCGTCTTTGCCAGGAGATGTGCAG GGAGGTCGGGGTAGAATGCCGTGAGGTGAGTGGACATAGCAAAGGTGCTAGCTACCGCCCAGGTGTTAATGCCCAAAGCACCAAGTCTGATCATGCCTGGAACGCAGTGCAGATCCGTGGACACTGGTATCTATTGGACGTGTGTTGGGGAGCAGGAAACACCGACCTTCAAAAAAGAGTTTTTACCAAAAG CTACAACGAGTTTTACTTCTTAACTGACCCTGACAAGTTCATAAGTTCCCACTTTCCGGACGACCAAGAGTGGCAGCTCATGAAGCAGCCTATCTCACTGGACGAGTTCCAGAAGATGGTCCAAACGAAGTCAATGTTCTACCAGTTAGAACTGACTCTCCACCATCCCAGACAATTTCTGATAGTAACAG aGAATGGCGATGCCACTATTTCCATGACTTTCCCCGAACCCGTAGACTTCATGTACAAGACTCACCAGCGCAGTGGCTCAGTGTTACAGGAATTGGATACATCTGTTGGATTCCTTACCATCACCCAAACTCACATGAAGCTTCTGCTTCGTCCTCCCACTCAGGGAACATTTGACATCACAGTCTATGCCAAAACAGCCAACACACCAGGCGAGTACACAGAGGTCTGCAACTTTCTGATGGACTGTCCCAGGGCTTCATCTTTGGAGAGCTTTCCAGATAACCCTTCACAGTCTTGGGGCCTGCTGCAAAATGCCAAGGACATGGGACTCAAGCCGTGCCAGTATGAAGCCAAAATCATGCTGGACTCTGGATCCTTCGAGATGGTGCTACCAACCACCAAACCTTTGATGATCACATGCGAACTTTTTCACAAGAACCTGGATAAATCACAAGCCAAGAGATGTGTAGCTACACAAAGTGAGCCAGATCAACTGAGCTGTCATGTCCTCTGCCCATTCGTGGGTTACTACCGCTTAGCTGTGTttgtgaaggacagagagagcaaTAGTAAATCTTACGACCAGGCTGGCAACTTTCTACTGCATTGCACAGGTGGCACTCTGACCCCCATCAATAAGATCTTCCCGCCTGAGCTCAGCAGTAACTGCGGACCAGGCAACTCAACTCTCAAAGTTGGTCTCAGGGATTTCAGTCACACCAGGGCCGTCATAAACAGCCAGAAGGGGCAGTGCAACATCACGTTCCGTAACCCAAACGGCCTGCAGCTTTCAGCTAAATTGTCGAGGGAGGAGCGACAGCAGCCCAAGTACCCCATTTCCCGGTACGTCCTGCTCTCCTGCGACGATCATGAGATCACCGTGAATGTGGCTTTGCCTGACGCAGGCGTCTACAGGCTTAGCCTTTTTGGCGGCCCAGCCAAACAAACCAGCTTATCCCACATCTGCGACTATGTGCTGCGTAGTCACTGGGAAGGCAGCTGGCCCCCATATCCTCTTAGCTACTCCGAGTGGGCCGGAGGCGGTGTGCTGTACGAGCCACGCACTGGCCTGCTTGAGCCCATGTCCAAGGTGCGCTTCTGTGTGAAAATCCCCAGGGCGAAGGAGGTGTATGTGATTGGGCAGGGTCAAACCAAATTAACGCGGAACCAGGAGAGCCAGGTGTGGGAGGGGGATGTGTCTACTGGCACTGGTCCACGACTTCAACTTGCCGCCAGTTTACCTGGCAATGAAAACGGAAGCTTGAGCATCCTCCTGTGCTTCGACGTCTCTAAGACACCAAATGGGATGAGATGA